From the genome of Cyanobacteria bacterium GSL.Bin1:
AAACTTGGTCTAAATTTAATTGGTCTAAGAGTAAAGCTAAATCTTCAGCATATTCCTCCATATCAAAAGAGAGTGGGCTTTTTTCCGGTAAGCGAGAACGCCCAAAGCCTCTGATGTCATAGAGTAAACAGTCAAACTGATCGCTGAGTGCAGTGGCTGTACTTTTCCAATAGCGCCCTGAACCGCCCCAACCGTGTATAAAAACGAGTACTGGTTTCTTTTCGTTCTGATGAGGCTGACACACCCATTCATAATAATGGTCAACCCCACGAATGTTAATCACCATACACTTTGCTAATTGCATTCATAATCGTGAACACAGTATAGCAAAGGCTCTCTGTTAAGCAGAACTCAGGGTGCGATTGGCTCTACCATTGCCCAAAGGCGCGATCGCGTCCTCCTAAGAAAAACCATGCCTCAGCAACCTGATGCCAAAATCACTGCACTATTTTTATCAGCAAGACAAAGATGACTTCGGAGAAATCAACTCGATCTTCTGTCTCCTTCTTTCCAACAAATTGTGACGATTTTAAGAAATTGTAACTTTAGATACAGAAAAAAACTAAGATTAAAGTAAGGAGTTAGGGAGGTTTCATCATGTCTGTTCAACAAAAAGCTCGCGCTCTGATGAGTCGTCACCACTGCTTAATTCGTAACCGCGAACAATCCATGTTGCTCAGGGCAGTGGGAGAAATTGGCTTAGAAGCTGACGTTACTCGCTATCACAGCCAAGTTCAAGGGATGACACCCAATCGCTTTAGCCAAAGTTATGATCGGAGCCCGACAGCAATGAGCTAAGCAGATCTCTTTTAGCAGAGCAAAGGTGATTTTAAGTCAGCTCAATCACCGCTGCTTTGCCTCAATTTGGCGGACTGTTGTCAATGCCGAATAGCTCACACCAGCCGTACCTTCTCCCGGATGTGTACAGTCGCCTACTAACCAGAGATTTTCCACAGGTGTCCGATTGGCAAACCCAAACGGACCAAAGGTTGAGATTCGTTGTCCTAATCCTCCCACATATCCCGCTTCCCGAGCAGTGAAACGCGCAAATGTTCTCGGAGTTGCCGCTTCTTGGTGAATCATTGTTTCTGGGGTAAGGTGAAAATATTGACTAAGACGTTGGATCGCTGTTTCAACATAATCTTGCTTCAATGCCTCGTACTCCTCAGCAGTCGCAGTCCACCATTGAGTAACATCTGTAAAGGAAGAGGCAGTAAGAGTTGCTTTACCTTCTGGTGCCCGTCTATCTCCGGGCTGACTGACGGAAACAAATAAGGAATTTTTCTCGCCGATCGCGCCCTGGTAATTATAGAGAAACTGAAGATGAGGCGGACAATTTTGGGGAATAGCACGCCGATCTACACCTAAGTAAAGCACAAACGCACCATTAGCAGCCGGTAAGTTTTCCACTCGTCTTTGATACCCTCGTAAAAAAAGGTCAGAGGCACCAAACGAATTATCAGGGTCGGCTAATAACTTTAATAAATTCTGTACAGTCACATTTGCTACTACAACATCTGCTTCTTCTCGCCACACTGCCCCGGTTCGATCATTGCAAACCGTTACGCCAGTCATTTTTCCTTGTTGACAATGAACCCTTGTTACAGAATGGCGGAGTCGTATTTTACCGCCTTGTTTTCTTAATCCTTTCACTAAGCGCGTACTTAAAACCTGCATACTCCCTTGTAAATGCCATAACCCTTGCGGAGCCTGGGAAACGCCTAATGCAGTTGCCGCATACAATAAAGCGGTTTCATCTGCATTCACTTGGGAATAGAGCTTTAATTGCAGATCTAGAAACGTCCGTAATCGCTTGTCATCATATAGCCCCAAAACACGCAACAGATTGCCAACGGTCAGTACCGTAAACGGCAGCGTTATCAAAGTATCGGGACGGACTGCAGAAAGGAGTTGCCAAAAATCCCAGAGGTTACGAGGGGGAAGGACAGGCTCCCGTGCTTGAAAGCGCCAACTGGCTGCAAATAAAATTTCCATCAGTCGCCAAAATCGTTCGCTCCTTGGAAATTGCCGTCTTCGCTCTTCGCGCCATTGGGTCGGGTTGCGCCAAATATTAATGGGAGTGGTTTCGCCAGGAAGGTAAACGGCACAGGCTGGATCGCAAGGGGTTGCTGGAGGAACCTCAATCCCTAATTCTGTAAAGATTTGTTCATGAATTCCCCCTTTTTCTAAGCCGGCGACTTGGGTGGCACCGACATCAAATGTCAAACCATGACGTTGAAATGTAGAAGCACATCCTCCGGCAACATACGCCTGATCATAGACAGTGACAGAATAACCGCGTTTAGCTAGTAACGCTCCTGTAGTTAGTCCACCAATTCCTGCACCGATAACAACGACTGAGTTTGACATGGCAATGATGAGAAAAGACTGTTTCTATTGTAAACTTTTGTATCTTTATTCC
Proteins encoded in this window:
- the crtD gene encoding C-3',4' desaturase CrtD; translated protein: MSNSVVVIGAGIGGLTTGALLAKRGYSVTVYDQAYVAGGCASTFQRHGLTFDVGATQVAGLEKGGIHEQIFTELGIEVPPATPCDPACAVYLPGETTPINIWRNPTQWREERRRQFPRSERFWRLMEILFAASWRFQAREPVLPPRNLWDFWQLLSAVRPDTLITLPFTVLTVGNLLRVLGLYDDKRLRTFLDLQLKLYSQVNADETALLYAATALGVSQAPQGLWHLQGSMQVLSTRLVKGLRKQGGKIRLRHSVTRVHCQQGKMTGVTVCNDRTGAVWREEADVVVANVTVQNLLKLLADPDNSFGASDLFLRGYQRRVENLPAANGAFVLYLGVDRRAIPQNCPPHLQFLYNYQGAIGEKNSLFVSVSQPGDRRAPEGKATLTASSFTDVTQWWTATAEEYEALKQDYVETAIQRLSQYFHLTPETMIHQEAATPRTFARFTAREAGYVGGLGQRISTFGPFGFANRTPVENLWLVGDCTHPGEGTAGVSYSALTTVRQIEAKQR